DNA from Asanoa sp. WMMD1127:
GACGATGTCGTAGGAGACGTTGCCGTCCGCGGTCCAGCCGCCGCGCACGCTCGAGTAGCGGTCCGGGGTGCGGCACTCGAACCGGTGGCCGCCACCGTCGTCGAAGTTCGCCCACGCCGCCGCGTCGCAGCTTGCGTAGGACATGTCGTCGTCGTTGTGCTCCATCCGGACGTTGACGACCATGTGATAGACGATGTCCGCGGAACCGGACTTCGCCCCCATGGAGACGTCGCCCCAGGCCCGCATCGTGACGCCGTCCTCGGCGCGTTGGATGCAGAGCCGCACGGTGACGCTGCGGGACGCCGCCGTCGAGCCGCCGCGGGCGAACACCTTGGAGTTGCTCCGGCACTGTGGGCCGGCGGCCTGCGCGGGCGACGCGACCACCGCGGTGCTGGCCACCATGGCCAGGGCCAGCGTCGCGACGCTGAGCCAACGTAGCTTCACGGTTCCTCCTCCTGTCGTGACCTCGTGCGCCCAGCGTGGCGGCGACACGCGCAAACGCCGTGCAACAGCTGTGGAAGCAGCGTGGAAACCCGCGGTTGACCAGCGATGTGGGACAACGCTGGACGAGATCGACCGCAGTGACTACACATGAGGGCGGCGGACTAGTCGCGGGGGGACTGTTGGCGGGACGCGTGGAGATCGGCGTGCTCGGGCCGATCCAGGTGCAGCGAGACGGGGTCCCCGTGCGGCTCGGCCCACAGCTGACCACCCTGCTCGCCGCGTTCGTGATCGAGGCCGGCCACGTGGTGCCCGCCGGGCGCCTGGTCGAGTTGCTCTGGCCGGCCGGCGCCCCACGGTCCGCCCGCACGACCCTGCGCAGTCACATCTCCCACCTGCGTCGGGCGCTGGCCGCGGACGGCGAGGTGTGGCTTCACCGGGTGTCGGTCGGCTACCGGCTTGACGTGCCGCCGGACCGCGTCGACAGCCGCCGCTTCGAGCAGGGTTGCCGCACCGCACACCACGACCCTGATGACGTGCGCCAACACGCGCACCAACTCGCCTCAGCACTGGCGCTGTGGCGTGGCCCCGCCTTCGCCGACATCGCGGACACCCCGTTCGTGCGGCCGGAGGCGCAGCGGCTCGCGGCGCTGCGCCGGTCAGCCCGGCGGTCCCACGCGGAGGCCCTCGTCCGGCTCGGCCGCAACGCCCACGCCGTCGGCGTCGTGTCGGCGTTGCTGGCCGAGGAACCGGCCGACGAGGCGGTGCACCGACTGCACGCGCTGGCGCTGCTGGGCGAAGGACGCGCCGAGGAGGCGGTCAGCGCCTGTCGAGCGGGCATCGACGCGCTGCGCGAACGCGGTCTCGACGCGCCCTCCCTGCAGGATCTGCAGGCCGCCCTGCTCCGCAACGAGGTGCCGGCGCGGACGGCGCCAGCCGGAGCGCCGCCGCCGCGGTTCCTTCCGCCGGACCCCGCGTGGTTCGCCGGGCGTCGCGCCGAGCTCAAGGCCGCCGCGGATCTCTTGGTCGACCGGTCCGGGGCGCCGCTTGTCGTCAGCGGCCCGGCCGGCGTCGGGAAGACCACGTTCGCGGTGCGACTCGGGCACCTGCTGGCCGACCAGTTCCCGGATGGGCAGCTCTACCTCAACTTACGTGGGTTCGGCCCCGAGGAGTCGGCCATGCCGACCGACGAGGCCGTCCGCCGGCTGCTCGACGCGCTCGGTGTGCCGGCCGACCAGCTGCCGTCCTCCGTGGATGGTCAGGTCGCCGTCTATCGCCGGCACCTCGCTCCGCGGCGGGTGTTGGTGCTGCTCGACAACGCCCGCGACCCCGACCAGGTGCGCCCGCTGCTGCCCGGGGCGGCCGGCAGCGCGGCCGTGGTGACCAGCCGCAACCAGCTGCCCGGCCTGCTCGTCGGCAGTGGGGCCAGCGCGATCGGCCTGGACCTTCCGGCGGCCGAGGAGTGTGTCGAGCTGCTGACCCGCCGACTCGGCACCGACCGGGTCACGCGGGCCGGTGCGGCGGTGGACCGACTGGTCACGTCGTGCGCCCGCCTGCCGTTGGCGCTGGCAATCGCGGCCGCCCGCGCTACCATCCGACCCGACTTCCCGTTGGCCACCCTGGTCGACGAGATCGGCGACAGCCTGGACGCCCTGGACACCGGCGAGGACGACGCCGACGCGCGTACCGTCTTCTCCTGGTCCTATCGGTTGTTGACCCCACCGGCCGCGCGGCTGTTCCGGCTCCTCGGCTCGCTGCCCGCGCCCGAATTCGGGCCGTCGGTCGCCGCCAGTCTGACCGCCAACGACCGGCGGACAACCCGGCGGCTCCTGACCGAGCTGACCCGGGCGCACCTGGTCGCGGAGCCACAACCGGGCCGGTTCACCACCCATGACCTGCTCCGGGCGTACGCGGCCGAGCTGGCCGAGGAGACCGACGCGCCGGCTGACCGCGCCGCCGCGCTGGAGAGGGTGACCAGCCACTACGCCGTGACGGCGCACCACGCCGCCGGCCACCTCGCCCCCCATCGCGACCCGTCGGCCGCCCCGGCGGTCGTCCCGGACACGGTGGTCGACGCGATCAGCGACCGGGAGTCGGCGCGCGCATGGTTCGCCGAC
Protein-coding regions in this window:
- a CDS encoding tetratricopeptide repeat protein, coding for MAGRVEIGVLGPIQVQRDGVPVRLGPQLTTLLAAFVIEAGHVVPAGRLVELLWPAGAPRSARTTLRSHISHLRRALAADGEVWLHRVSVGYRLDVPPDRVDSRRFEQGCRTAHHDPDDVRQHAHQLASALALWRGPAFADIADTPFVRPEAQRLAALRRSARRSHAEALVRLGRNAHAVGVVSALLAEEPADEAVHRLHALALLGEGRAEEAVSACRAGIDALRERGLDAPSLQDLQAALLRNEVPARTAPAGAPPPRFLPPDPAWFAGRRAELKAAADLLVDRSGAPLVVSGPAGVGKTTFAVRLGHLLADQFPDGQLYLNLRGFGPEESAMPTDEAVRRLLDALGVPADQLPSSVDGQVAVYRRHLAPRRVLVLLDNARDPDQVRPLLPGAAGSAAVVTSRNQLPGLLVGSGASAIGLDLPAAEECVELLTRRLGTDRVTRAGAAVDRLVTSCARLPLALAIAAARATIRPDFPLATLVDEIGDSLDALDTGEDDADARTVFSWSYRLLTPPAARLFRLLGSLPAPEFGPSVAASLTANDRRTTRRLLTELTRAHLVAEPQPGRFTTHDLLRAYAAELAEETDAPADRAAALERVTSHYAVTAHHAAGHLAPHRDPSAAPAVVPDTVVDAISDRESARAWFADNHAGLVAAVHRAHLAGLDQPAWQLAWALETHLDIGGHWADWSRVQEVALRSALRRGDGAAAAAAHRSLGTVHTQSGRYAEAETHYLAARVAYGQAGDQVGEGHAHRGLGWVHILRDNLDGSLQHNRRALALYRSAGYVAGQALALNNIGYVLTQLGRHRAALPYCHEAVRLNQRLGDPHAEAGAWDSLGHAHLALGEHARALTHLRRALDLCRGFGDRYHEIDILEHLGEAQLRSDRPHEARDSWARAVEIATDVGHPGVPELLARLRSLRS